One window of Paroedura picta isolate Pp20150507F chromosome 2, Ppicta_v3.0, whole genome shotgun sequence genomic DNA carries:
- the LOC143828909 gene encoding olfactory receptor 10V1-like yields the protein MPVYTERENQTDMMQFYFHPFTSFREMRLLIFLTFLILYLLSIFGNAAIVVTVYIAQSLHTPMYFFLANLAVLEIAYSCTIAPLTLASLARKVSISLAGCGTQMFFFTLLGGADCVLLAIMAYDRYVAICRPLRYTVIMSWRVCVNLVVGTLAMSFIFGFQLSLLILTLPFCGGNEINNFFCDFPAVMKLACGNTSAHQVTLFITSVIVITVPFLMICISYIFIVMAILQIHSTAGRKRAFSTCSSHILVVLLQYGCGSLIYLCPSSSYTEEEGWLVSVVYTFITPVLNPLIYSMRNKELKDALSRAFRRNVVSQRKSQH from the coding sequence ATGCCTGTTTACACAGAGAGGGAAAACCAAACTGACATGATGCAATTCTACTTCCATCCCTTCACATCCTTCCGGGAGATGAGATTGCTGATTTTCTTGACTTTTCTAATTCTGTACCTGCTCAGCATCTTTGGAAATGCTGCTATAGTGGTCACTGTTTACATTGCACAGTCCCTTCATACTCCAATGTATTTTTTCTTGGCTAACCTAGCAGTTTTGGAGATTGCCTATTCCTGTACAATTGCCCCACTAACTCTGGCTAGCCTTGCAAGAAAAGTCTCCATATCCTTGGCTGGATGTGGTACTCAGATGTTCTTCTTTACCCTTCTGGGAGGTGCTGACTGTGTCCTGCTGGCCATCATGGCCTATGACCGATATGTGGCAATTTGCCGCCCACTAAGATACACTGTTATAATGAGCTGGAGAGTGTGTGTGAATCTTGTTGTTGGAACACTGGCAATGAGTTTCATATTTGGTTTTCAGTTGTCTCTCCTGATTTTAACCTTACCCTTTTGTGGTGGTAATGAAATCAACAATTTTTTCTGTGATTTTCCTGCTGTCATGAAATTGGCATGTGGAAATACAAGTGCCCACCAAGTTACCCTTTTCATTACTAGTGTCATTGTCATAACAGTCCCTTTCCTTATGATCTGTATTTCTTACATCTTCATAGTGATGGCCATTTTGCAAATCCACTCAACGGCAGGCCGGAAACGAGCATTTTCCACTTGTTCTTCTCACATACTGGTCGTCCTTTTACAGTATGGCTGTGGTAGTTTGATATATTTATGTCCCAGCTCTAGCTatacagaagaagaaggttggttggTGTCTGTTGTGTACACTTTTATCACTCCTGTATTGAACCCCCTGATCTATAGCATGAGGAACAAGGAGTTAAAAGACGCACTGAGCAGAGCATTCAGAAGAAACGTGGTATCCCAGAGAAAGTCACAGCATTAG